The following are encoded in a window of Platichthys flesus chromosome 19, fPlaFle2.1, whole genome shotgun sequence genomic DNA:
- the ptpa gene encoding LOW QUALITY PROTEIN: serine/threonine-protein phosphatase 2A activator (The sequence of the model RefSeq protein was modified relative to this genomic sequence to represent the inferred CDS: inserted 1 base in 1 codon) gives MAETEQQKGSIPEDEAPEVTFMVPKKEISVVPDMSKWKRSQAYADYMGFVLALNEGVKGKKLSTEYTVSETVEKLLDLLETLDRWINETPPVDQPSRFGNKAYRTWYSKLDQEAEALVSALIPADKCAAAPEIAVYLKESVGNPTRIDYGTGHEAAFAAFLCCLCKVGALGADDRLAIVFRVFNRYLSVMRKLQRTYRMEPAGSQGVWGLDDFQFLPFIWGSSQFVDHPTLEPRHFIDERVVNEHHQEYIFLDCIKFINEMKTGPFAEHSNQLXNISAVPAWSKVNQGLIRMYKAEVHLHHPLHQSSSPSMNQSNKSFVEEEEGFKASISAHVYSQSVVQILIN, from the exons GATCcatacccgaggatgaagcacCTGAAGTCACCTTTATGGTGCCCAAGAAAGAAATCAGCGTGGTGCCTGACATGAGTAAATGGAAACGATCACAA GCATATGCTGATTATATGGGATTCGTTTTGGCATTGAATGAAGGTGTGAAAGGAAAGAAGCTCTCAACTGAATATACAGTGTCTGAG ACGGTGGAGAAGTTATTAGATCTTTTGGAGACTCTGGACCGATGGATCAACGAGACCCCTCCTGTTGATCAGCCGTCCCGCTTTGGTAACAAGGCCTACAGAACCTGGTACAGCAAACTAGACCAG gaaGCAGAGGCCTTGGTGTCAGCATTGATCCCTGCTGACAaatgtgcagcagctccagagatAGCCGTCTATCTGAAAGAGTCTGTGGGGAACCCCACCAGGATAGACTATGGAACAG GTCATGAAGCTGCGTTTGCTGCgttcctctgctgcctctgtaAGGTCGGAGCTCTCGGAGCGGATGATCGCCTCGCTATTGTTTTTAGAGTTTTTAacag gtATCTGTCAGTGatgaggaagctgcagaggacgTACAGAATGGAGCCAGCTGGAAGCCAAGGTGTGTGGGGACTGGATGACTTCCAGTTTCTGCCCTTCATATGGGGCAGCTCCCAGTTTGTTG ATCACCCGACTCTGGAGCCCCGTCACTTCATCGACGAGCGGGTGGTGAACGAGCATCACCAAGAATATATTTTTCTGGACTGTATCAAGTTCATTAACGAG ATGAAGACTGGGCCATTTGCTGAACACTCCAACCAGC TGAACATCAGCGCTGTTCCTGCCTGGTCCAAAGTCAACCAGGGTCTGATCAGAATGTACAAGGCTGAGGTACACCTTCATCACCCTCTTCATCAGTCCAGTTCTCCATCTATGAATCAGTCTAATAAGTCGtttgtagaagaagaagaaggtttcAAAGCATCAATTTCCGCTCATGTTTATTCACAGTCTGTGGTACAAATCCTGATTAATTGA
- the ier5l gene encoding immediate early response gene 5-like protein — protein sequence MDADAQSLMSMSLMKIQSCRTQRGGITLHRNLLLSYVLRNAQQLYIKERYQELYRRQQYEEVMAVCNEIQDLDPLDVDAEDAHGEEQARGCGEDTSPCEAARPRNPTQSAANVRAASSLLGCSPVEDCGREPEPADFRSCCMEASPGAHSDHFPGDYIRHCNKTTVLDLDTHVVTTVENGFLHQDCCCAPAPPAPARKRKVESGCCASDPEELCDFTAARKRAKREYCCFSGADFTDTSNISTLISIFGSGFSGLLSRQAELEQVCGQQALASLGAWTRAIEAF from the coding sequence ATGGACGCGGACGCGCAGAGCCTGATGTCCATGTCCCTGATGAAGATCCAGAGCTGCCGGACGCAGCGCGGCGGCATCACGCTGCACCGGAACCTGCTGCTGTCCTACGTGCTGCGCAACGCGCAACAGCTCTACATCAAGGAGCGCTACCAGGAGCTGTACCGGAGGCAGCAGTACGAGGAGGTGATGGCGGTCTGCAACGAGATCCAGGACCTCGACCCGCTGGACGTGGACGCGGAGGACGCGCACGGAGAGGAGCAGGCGCGAGGCTGCGGCGAGGACACCAGTCCGTGCGAGGCGGCGCGCCCCCGAAACCCGACGCAGTCGGCGGCAAACGTCCGGGCGGCGAGCTCCCTCCTCGGCTGCTCCCCTGTCGAAGACTGCGGCAGAGAACCGGAGCCGGCGGACTTCCGCAGCTGCTGCATGGAGGCTTCCCCCGGAGCGCACTCCGACCACTTCCCCGGGGACTACATCCGGCACTGCAACAAGACCACGGTGCTGGACCTGGACACGCATGTGGTGACCACCGTGGAGAACGGGTTCCTGCACCAGGACTGCTGCTGCGCACCGGCTCCACCGGCTCCGGCCCGGAAGAGGAAGGTGGAGTCCGGCTGCTGCGCCTCGGACCCGGAGGAGCTCTGCGACTTCACTGCGGCGCGGAAACGAGCCAAGCGCGAGTACTGCTGCTTCTCAGGCGCGGACTTCACGGACACGTCCAACATCTCCACCCTCATCTCCATCTTCGGCTCGGGCTTCTCCGGGCTGCTCAGCCGCCAGGCGGAGCTGGAGCAGGTCTGTGGCCAGCAGGCCCTGGCCAGTCTGGGAGCGTGGACCCGGGCCATAGAGGCATTCTAA
- the ntmt1 gene encoding N-terminal Xaa-Pro-Lys N-methyltransferase 1 — MGDVAEDETSFYSNAEGYWRDVSPTVDGMLGGYGCISNIDINGSKLFLHKFLGDGDGGTGTGTGTGTGTGCALDCGAGIGRISKRLLLPLFRTVDLVDVTQEFLDKAKTYLEEDSKRVGHYFCSGLQDFVPERGRYDVIWIQWVIGHLTDAHLVEFLRRCQEALRPNGLILIKDNMSHEGVVPDEVDSSVCRELPIVRDLVSRAGLRIVHEEQQLDFPKEIFQVHTLALR; from the exons ATGGGGGACGTGGCAGAAGACGAGACGAGCTTCTACTCCAACGCTGAGGGCTACTGGAGGGACGTGTCCCCCACAGTGGACGGCATGCTGGGAGGCTACGGCTGCATCTCCAACATCGACATCAACGGCTCCAAGTTGTTCCTGCACAAGTTCCTCGGG GACGGGGACggggggacggggacggggacggggacggggacggggacgggcTGCGCTCTGGACTGCGGCGCCGGCATCGGGAGGATCAGCAAgcgcctgctgctgccgctgttcCGCACCGTGGACCTGGTGGACGTGACGCAGGAGTTCCTGGACAAAGCCAAGACGtacctggaggaggacagcaaGAGGGTGGGACACTACTTCTGCAGCGGCCTGCAGGACTTCGTCCCCGAGCGAGGACGCTACGACGTCATCTGGATCCAGTGGGTCATCG GTCACCTGACGGACGCCCACCTGGTGGAGTTCCTGCGCCGCTGCCAGGAGGCGCTGCGGCCCAACGGCCTGATCCTCATCAAGGACAACATGTCCCACGAGGGCGTGGTCCCCGACGAGGTGGACAGCAGCGTGTGCCGTGAGCTGCCGATAGTCCGCGACCTGGTGAGCAGGGCGGGGCTCCGCATCGTCCACGAGGAGCAACAGCTGGACTTCCCCAAGGAGATCTTCCAGGTCCACACGCTGGCCCTCAGATAG
- the ndor1 gene encoding NADPH-dependent diflavin oxidoreductase 1, with protein sequence MSQPSLLVLYGSQTGTAQDTAQRILRQAKRRWLQVRVLPLDSYNVAELISEPLVVFVCATSGQGEAPDNMKNFWRFLFKKSLPVGSLSRLDCAVLGLGDSSYPKFNFVAKKLQKRLVQLGARLLLPVGLVDDQHDLGPDAVIDPWLSSFWEEVLLLYPSVADVAPLREDEPLPPTYKFHFLDDVKEEVDHRLRSTEQTLPSASQAFPARLVSNRRVSDVSHFQEVRHIEFDITGSNIQFDAGDVVSMRPCNAPEDGRQFCQLLGLDPDARFTLRATDNTAVPAGLPQPCTVRHLVESYLDIGAVPRRSFFELLSTFATDELEREKLVEFSSAAGQAELHSYCNQLRRTALEVLADFPKTTAELKVDYLLDLFPEIQPRSFSIASSLQVHPNRLQILVAVVCYKTKLFKPRRGLCSSWLSSLDPEQGDVRVPLWVKKGSLKFPKDQDTPVIMVGPGTGVAPFRAALQERTAEGKTANVLFFGCRSQSKDFYFRSEWEEMTEAGRLTLFTAFSRDQEEKVYVQHRVAENAALLWDLIVNKRGCFYIAGNAKQMPASVSDALRGVFQQEGGVSSEEAEQMLVAMERGGRLQSETWS encoded by the exons ATGTCGCAGCCCAGTCTCCTGGTCCTGTACGGGAGTCAGACTGGAACCGCCCAGGACACGGCCCAGAGGATCCTACGACAGGCCAAGAGGAGGTGGCTGCAGGTCCGGGTGCTGCCTCTGGACAGTTACAACGTG GCCGAGCTGATCTCAGAGCCCCTGGTGGTCTTCGTGTGTGCCACCAGCGGACAAGGAGAAGCTCCAGACAACATGAAG AACTTCTGGAGGTTTCTCTTTAAGAAGTCTTTACCGGTTGGATCTCTCAGTCGGCTGGACTGTGCCGTGCTGGGCCTCGGGGACTCGTCCTATCCAAA GTTCAACTTCGTGGCCAAGAAGCTTCAGAAGCGCCTGGTGCAGCTCGGGGCCcgcctgctgcttcctgtcgggcTGGTGGATGACCAGCACGACCTGGG GCCGGACGCGGTGATCGACCCGTGGCTCTCCTCCTTCtgggaggaggtgctgctccTCTACCCGTCTGTGGCTGACGTGGCTCCACTGAGGGAAGATGAACC ACTCCCCCCAACATACAAGTTCCACTTCCTGGATGATGTGAAGGAGGAGGTCGACCACCGGCTGAGGAGCACCGAGCAGACGCTCCCCTCCGCGTCTCAGGCCTTTCCTGCCAGACTGGTGTCCAACAGGAGGGTATCAGACGTGTCCCACTTCCAGGAAGTGAGGCACATCGAGTTTGACATCACTGGATCCAACATCCA GTTCGATGCCGGTGACGTGGTGAGCATGCGTCCCTGTAACGCACCAGAAGACGGACGACAATTCTGCCAGCTGCTGGGATTAGATCCAGACGCCCGGTTCACGCTGAGAGCCACGGACAACACTGCAG TTCCAGCCGGACTTCCTCAGCCTTGCACCGTGCGCCACCTGGTGGAGAGCTACCTGGACATCGGCGCTGTGCCGCGCCGCTCCTTCTTTGAGCTGCTGTCCACGTTCGCCACCGACGAGCTGGAGCGGGAGAAGCTGGTGGAGTTCAGCTCGGCTGCAGGTCAGGCCGAGCTGCACAGCTACTGCAACCAGCTGCGACGCACCGCGCTGGAG GTTTTGGCGGATTTCCCAAAGACAACGGCCGAACTCAAAGTGGATTATCTCCTGGACCTTTTCCCTGAGATCCAGCCTCGGTCTTTCTCCATCGCCTCCTCGCTCCAG GTTCATCCAAACCGGCTTCAGATCCTCGTAGCTGTTGTTTGCTACAAAACCAAGTTGTTTAAACCCCGAAGAGGCCTCTGCTCCAGCTGGTTGTCCTCCCTGGACCCAGAACAAG GGGACGTGCGTGTTCCTCTGTGGGTGAAGAAGGGAAGTCTGAAGTTCCCTAAAGACCAGGACACTCCTGTGATCATGGTCGGACCCGGGACCGGAGTGGCCCCGTTCAGGGCGGCGTTACAAGAGAGGACCGCTGAGGGAAAGACCG CCAACGTCCTGTTCTTCGGCTGTCGCTCCCAGTCCAAGGACTTCTACTTCAGGTCAGAGTGGGAGGAGATGACGGAGGCCGGACGTCTGACCCTCTTCACGGCCTTCTCACGAGACCAG gaggagaaggtgtACGTGCAGCACCGTGTGGCGGAGAACGCTGCGCTGCTCTGGGATCTGATCGTTAACAAACGTGGCTGCTTCTACATCGCTGG GAATGCTAAACAGATGCCGGCCAGCGTGAGCGACGCGTTGAGAGGTGTGTTCCAGCAGGAGGGGGGCGTGTCCTCAGAGGAAGCCGAGCAAATGCTGGTGGCCATGGAGCGGGGGGGGCGACTCCAGAGCGAGACGTGGTCGTGA
- the psmb10 gene encoding proteasome subunit beta type-10, with amino-acid sequence MLQIDSELKSGGFCFENSRRNAVLESNLSELGFKAPSARKTGTTIAGIVYKDGVILGADTRATDDMVVADKNCMKIHYIAPKIYCCGAGVAADAVVTTQITASNVELHMLNTGRPPLVAMVTRQMKQMLFRYQGHVGSSLIVGGVDVTGAHLYSVYPHGSYDKLPFVTMGSGAAAAVAVFEDRFKPKMELEEAKQLVRDAIAAGIFCDLGSGSNVDMCVITEAGVEHLRGYDQLAVRGPREGKYRFEPGTTAVLTKTVTPLSLDVVDESVHTMDAE; translated from the exons ATGCTCCAGATCGACTCGGAGCTGAAGTCTGGAGGATTCTGCTTTGAAAACAGCCGCAG AAATGCAGTGTTGGAGTCCAACTTGTCGGAACTCGGCTTCAAAGCTCCCAGTGCCAGAAAAACCGGGACCACCATCGCTGGGATTGTTTACAAG GACGGAGTGATCCTGGGAGCTGACACCAGGGCCACAGACGACATGGTGGTGGCCGACAAAAACTGCATGAAGATACACTACATCGCTCCAAAGATCTA TTGCTGTGGAGCTGGCGTGGCAGCAGACGCCGTCGTCACCACTCAGATCACAGCGTCCAACGTGGAGCTGCACATGCTCAACACCGGGCGCCCCCCCCTCGTGGCCATGGTGACCCGGCAGATGAAGCAGATGCTGTTCAG GTACCAGGGTCACGTTGGCTCATCTCTGATAGTGGGAGGAGTGGATGTGACTGGAGCTCACCTGTACAGCGTTTACCCTCACGGCTCCTATGACAAGCTGCCCTTCGTCACCATGG GTTcgggagctgcagctgctgtcgcTGTATTTGAGGACAGATTCAAACCGAAGATGGAG ctggaggaggccaAGCAGCTCGTACGAGACGCCATCGCTGCCGGGATTTTCTGCGACCTGGGCTCCGGCAGCAACGTGGACATGTGCGTGATCACCGAGGCCGGAGTTGAGCACCTGCGAGGCTACGACCAGCTGGCGGTCCGAGGCCCGAG AGAGGGAAAGTACAGGTTCGAACCCGGAACCACTGCCGTCCTGACCAAGACTGTGACCCCTCTGTCCCTGGACGTGGTGGATGAGTCCGTCCACACCATGGACGCTGAGTGA
- the LOC133974756 gene encoding histone H3-like centromeric protein A, which translates to MRHDSSSSRRKGKAPKHRSEVSAPGTSTARSPRRSGSVARPVTPKKRRFRPGTKALMEIRRYQKSTDLLLRKGPFSRLVREVCQTFSREALRWQVYAILALQEAAEAFLVLLFSDANLCAIHAKRVTLFPRDIQLARRIRGVDTL; encoded by the exons ATGCGTCACGACTCCTCCAGCAGTCGTCGGAAGGGCAAAGCCCCAAAGCACCGCTCCGAGGTGTCGGCCCCGGGGACCTCCACAGCCCGGTCCCCGAGAAGGAGTGGTTCAG tCGCGCGTCCCGTGACTCCCAAGAAGAGAAGGTTCCGACCAGGCACAAAGGCCTTGATGGAAATCCGCAGGTACCAGAAGAGCACGGACCTTCTGCTCAGGAAGGGACCGTTCTCTCGCCTG gTTCGTGAAGTTTGTCAAACTTTCTCCAGAGAAGCTCTCCGATGGCAGGTTTACGCTATTCTCGCCCTGCAGGAG GCTGCAGAGGCGTTTCTCGTCCTGCTGTTCTCGGACGCCAACCTGTGTGCGATCCACGCCAAGCGGGTGACCCTGTTCCCCCGCGACATTCAGCTGGCCCGGAGGATCCGCGGTGTGGACACCCTGTGA